From Acidobacteriota bacterium, one genomic window encodes:
- a CDS encoding glycosyltransferase family 2 protein, with protein sequence MKKNGNGLISIIIPCFNEERTIERIIRRVHQTKYKKEIIAINDGSTDRSGEILENLKEKIPDLKVISHPKNMGKGAAIRTALEHVNGDIVIIQDADLEYDPVNYPKLLSPILEGKADVVYGSRFVGSEAHRVLFFWHYMGNRILTLLSNMMTNLNLTDMETGYKVFRAEVLKRIKIEQNRFGFEPEITAKVSKLKARVYEVGISYYGRNYSEGKKITWKDGLLALWYILKYRVKKL encoded by the coding sequence ATGAAAAAAAATGGCAATGGTCTAATTTCAATAATAATTCCTTGTTTTAATGAAGAAAGAACAATCGAAAGAATAATAAGAAGAGTCCATCAAACAAAATACAAAAAAGAAATAATAGCTATCAATGATGGTTCTACTGACAGAAGCGGAGAGATTCTTGAAAATTTAAAAGAGAAAATTCCAGATTTAAAAGTTATATCTCATCCAAAAAATATGGGGAAAGGTGCTGCGATAAGAACTGCTTTAGAACATGTAAATGGAGATATAGTTATAATTCAGGATGCTGATTTGGAATATGATCCTGTTAATTATCCGAAGCTTTTAAGTCCTATTTTGGAAGGAAAGGCTGATGTTGTTTATGGATCAAGGTTTGTAGGAAGTGAGGCACATAGAGTATTATTTTTCTGGCATTATATGGGAAACAGGATTCTGACATTATTGTCAAACATGATGACAAACCTTAACCTGACAGATATGGAAACAGGTTATAAAGTTTTCCGCGCAGAGGTTTTAAAAAGAATAAAGATTGAGCAGAATCGATTCGGGTTTGAACCTGAAATTACAGCGAAAGTTTCAAAATTAAAGGCGAGAGTTTATGAAGTCGGAATTTCTTATTATGGAAGAAACTATTCAGAGGGGAAAAAAATCACATGGAAAGATGGTCTTTTAGCTTTATGGTATATTTTAAAATACAGGGTTAAGAAATTATAG
- the hypE gene encoding hydrogenase expression/formation protein HypE, with the protein MVRTKLKSKKERTVPLELGSGGKLMRKFLREDILKNFSSKILKRMDDSAIFSINNQIAFTTDSFVVDPIFFPGGDIGRLAVFGTVNDLVVSGAEPKYLSLSLILEEGFPWKILKKILKSIKEASKEAKIEIVTGDTKVVRKGQADGIFINTAGIGNVISKPSPENIKIGDKVILTGNLGEHSIAVLIAREEFHLEGNIKSDCAPLNFLLPLWNSRAKWMRDITRGGLATCLYELTELIPYSIYIYEEKIRLSDFVKGATELLGIDPLYLACEGRAVIIVEEEKSDDVLKYLESNPLGREAEIIGEISERGEKGELLFETLTGGIRLLEPLTYELLPRIC; encoded by the coding sequence ATGGTGAGAACAAAACTAAAAAGTAAAAAGGAACGAACAGTCCCCCTTGAGCTTGGCTCAGGAGGGAAATTGATGAGAAAATTCCTCAGAGAAGACATCCTTAAAAACTTTTCCTCTAAGATTCTCAAAAGGATGGATGACTCTGCTATCTTTTCAATTAATAATCAAATTGCATTCACAACAGATTCATTTGTAGTGGACCCAATATTTTTTCCCGGCGGAGATATTGGCAGATTAGCTGTGTTTGGAACAGTAAATGACCTTGTGGTTTCAGGAGCAGAACCTAAATATTTATCTCTTTCTCTGATACTGGAAGAGGGCTTTCCATGGAAAATCCTAAAAAAAATCTTAAAATCAATCAAAGAAGCATCAAAAGAAGCAAAAATTGAAATTGTCACAGGAGACACAAAAGTAGTAAGAAAAGGGCAAGCAGATGGAATATTCATAAATACAGCGGGAATTGGCAATGTAATTTCGAAGCCATCACCAGAAAATATCAAAATTGGAGATAAAGTAATTTTAACAGGAAATTTAGGCGAACATTCGATAGCAGTTCTCATCGCAAGAGAAGAATTCCATCTTGAAGGAAACATAAAAAGTGATTGCGCTCCTCTGAATTTCCTTCTTCCTCTCTGGAATAGCCGTGCAAAATGGATGAGAGATATAACAAGGGGTGGCCTTGCAACATGTCTTTATGAACTCACTGAGTTAATTCCCTACTCCATTTATATCTATGAGGAAAAAATAAGGCTTTCTGATTTTGTTAAAGGAGCTACTGAATTACTTGGGATTGACCCTCTATACCTTGCCTGTGAAGGAAGAGCAGTTATAATTGTAGAAGAAGAAAAATCTGATGATGTTCTAAAATATTTAGAAAGTAATCCACTGGGAAGAGAAGCTGAAATCATTGGCGAGATATCTGAAAGAGGAGAAAAGGGAGAACTTCTTTTTGAAACTCTAACAGGAGGAATAAGGCTTTTGGAGCCTCTAACATATGAACTATTGCCGAGGATTTGTTAA
- the hypD gene encoding hydrogenase formation protein HypD: MLENLRNKKLIKYYLKEISKKTEKIKYPLKIMEVCGTHTVVIYKYGLRKILKDLSIDMISGPGCPVCVTPNEIIESAISILERENFILATFGDMTRVPTRKGSMQDFSPEKGSIKKIIYSPEEAIELSEKYPKKEVVFFGVGFETTIPSIGWTVKKAKEKNLKNFSALTALWLIPPPLKALVSSDEIRISGFLYPGHVSAIIGTEPYRFIPEEYHIPGAITGFEPCDVLMGIDSILTQIIKNRPSVDIQYKRVVRKNGNEKAKKLMGEMFEEKDTIWRGLGLIKRSGLRLKSLYSDFDAEKRFNINIKLSSADLPGCKCGEVIKGIISPEECPLFSKICNPDSPKGPCMVSYEGACLSSYKYRKTMLSKG, from the coding sequence ATGCTGGAAAATCTTAGAAATAAAAAACTAATCAAATATTACCTGAAAGAGATTTCCAAAAAAACCGAAAAAATAAAATATCCTTTAAAAATCATGGAAGTTTGCGGAACTCATACTGTTGTGATCTATAAATATGGTTTAAGGAAAATACTTAAGGATTTATCCATCGATATGATTTCCGGCCCTGGCTGCCCTGTTTGTGTTACTCCAAATGAGATTATCGAATCTGCCATATCAATCCTTGAAAGAGAAAATTTCATCCTCGCTACTTTTGGAGATATGACAAGAGTTCCCACAAGAAAAGGCTCAATGCAGGATTTCTCTCCAGAAAAAGGCTCGATAAAAAAAATCATCTATTCTCCAGAAGAGGCTATCGAGCTCTCTGAAAAATACCCAAAAAAAGAGGTTGTATTTTTCGGAGTCGGGTTCGAAACCACAATTCCATCGATAGGTTGGACTGTTAAGAAAGCAAAAGAAAAAAACTTAAAAAATTTTTCAGCTTTAACCGCCCTTTGGCTTATCCCTCCCCCATTAAAAGCTCTTGTTTCGTCAGATGAGATAAGAATTTCCGGTTTTTTATATCCAGGACATGTAAGCGCTATAATTGGCACTGAGCCATACAGATTTATCCCAGAAGAATATCACATTCCAGGAGCAATAACTGGATTTGAACCATGTGATGTCCTAATGGGCATTGATTCAATACTTACTCAAATAATTAAAAACAGGCCCAGTGTGGATATTCAATATAAAAGAGTTGTAAGAAAAAATGGGAATGAAAAAGCAAAAAAATTAATGGGAGAAATGTTTGAAGAAAAGGACACAATCTGGAGAGGGCTTGGGTTAATAAAAAGAAGCGGGCTTAGATTGAAATCTCTCTATTCAGATTTTGATGCTGAAAAAAGATTCAATATAAATATAAAACTTTCATCCGCTGACCTTCCAGGTTGTAAATGTGGAGAAGTGATCAAAGGAATTATCTCCCCTGAAGAATGCCCCCTCTTTTCAAAGATATGCAATCCAGATTCACCAAAAGGTCCCTGCATGGTCTCCTATGAAGGAGCATGCCTCTCAAGCTATAAATATAGAAAAACAATGTTAAGCAAGGGATAA
- a CDS encoding HypC/HybG/HupF family hydrogenase formation chaperone, protein MCLGIPAKVIELSSPERGKVEIMGVRREANFSLVEDVKVGDWVILHVGFAISKLDEGEAEETLKLIQEIENAGKS, encoded by the coding sequence ATGTGTCTTGGAATTCCTGCTAAAGTAATTGAATTATCTTCTCCTGAAAGGGGAAAAGTAGAGATAATGGGAGTTCGAAGGGAGGCGAACTTCTCACTGGTTGAAGATGTGAAAGTAGGAGACTGGGTTATCCTTCATGTTGGGTTCGCCATATCAAAACTTGATGAAGGTGAAGCAGAAGAAACACTGAAATTAATCCAAGAAATTGAGAATGCTGGAAAATCTTAG
- a CDS encoding glycoside hydrolase family 99-like domain-containing protein gives MAAKKTKFFKKNQIILLKHVLLFLGVIAVTQNFYPIGKDSYTGYHSSCHELEDCSLIDNEFQRRIQQTSINNICSENDNATSILVGAFYYPWWREKNFVQTKAEPYIGPYDTSNSVVISKHLAQAKRGGIDVLALEWTGPHPSDVSGDKIYTEYDIDKRLLMIIESIKKEFVEKKFQDERLFREIYLRRSPWGSYFIFYDQAIRMHQKYEYSIEKAYDFDNKIVYNTFVSDLIHIGKKYFDDIDYFRIDGKPVVWLYLSRVFKGNYEKALKDVREAFDYRIYIIGDEIFNTIALDKAEKRIKNFDAIGCYGIGIDSMYYRDEANTKEIADIAIPIYKKWFKYVSNLRNVMGNPIDFIWPVQPQYDDDHIKDRPLNGEFFCDSPEDFEYFLKRTKEAIDELPNGKGIVFVTSFNEWYETTSVEASSIRGFPYRYNFGFDFLDILFKIFKK, from the coding sequence ATGGCGGCTAAAAAGACAAAATTTTTTAAAAAAAATCAAATTATCCTGTTAAAGCATGTTTTACTTTTTTTAGGAGTAATTGCTGTTACACAAAACTTTTACCCTATTGGCAAGGATTCTTATACTGGTTATCATTCTTCTTGTCATGAGTTAGAGGATTGCTCTCTTATTGACAATGAATTTCAAAGAAGAATTCAGCAAACTTCTATAAACAATATTTGTTCTGAAAATGATAATGCCACAAGTATACTGGTTGGAGCTTTTTATTATCCATGGTGGAGGGAAAAAAATTTCGTTCAGACAAAAGCTGAGCCTTACATCGGGCCATACGATACATCTAATTCAGTTGTAATTTCAAAACATTTAGCACAGGCAAAAAGGGGAGGGATAGATGTTTTAGCCCTCGAATGGACAGGTCCCCATCCTTCAGATGTATCTGGGGATAAAATTTATACTGAATATGATATAGATAAAAGACTTTTAATGATTATCGAGTCAATCAAAAAGGAATTTGTTGAAAAAAAATTCCAGGATGAGAGATTATTCAGAGAAATTTATCTTAGAAGAAGTCCATGGGGGAGTTATTTTATTTTTTATGATCAGGCAATAAGGATGCATCAGAAGTATGAGTATAGCATAGAAAAAGCTTATGACTTTGATAATAAAATAGTTTACAACACATTTGTCTCAGATTTAATCCATATAGGTAAAAAATATTTTGATGACATTGATTATTTTCGAATCGATGGAAAGCCTGTTGTATGGCTTTATCTTTCGCGTGTTTTTAAAGGAAATTATGAAAAGGCTCTAAAAGATGTGAGGGAGGCCTTTGATTATAGAATATACATTATCGGAGATGAAATATTTAATACAATAGCCCTTGACAAGGCAGAAAAAAGAATTAAAAATTTTGATGCAATTGGGTGTTATGGAATCGGGATCGATTCTATGTATTATAGAGATGAAGCCAATACAAAAGAAATTGCGGATATTGCAATACCTATTTATAAAAAATGGTTCAAATATGTGTCTAATTTAAGAAATGTAATGGGAAACCCTATTGATTTTATATGGCCAGTTCAACCTCAGTATGATGATGATCATATTAAAGATAGACCTCTGAACGGAGAGTTTTTTTGTGATTCTCCAGAGGATTTTGAATATTTTTTGAAGAGAACAAAAGAGGCAATAGATGAACTTCCAAATGGAAAAGGAATTGTATTTGTCACGAGTTTTAATGAATGGTATGAAACAACCTCTGTTGAAGCAAGCTCTATAAGAGGCTTTCCTTATAGATATAATTTTGGCTTTGATTTTCTGGACATATTGTTTAAAATATTTAAAAAATAA
- a CDS encoding aconitate hydratase, whose protein sequence is MGKNILEKILEEHLIEGGIKTGEVALIKVDQVLTQDATGTMTYLQFEAMGLDKIQVSLAVSYVDHNMLQIDNKNADDHVYLQTVAAKYGAYFSKPGNGICHQVHLERFAAPGATLLGSDSHTPTAGGIGSLAIGVGGLEVASAMGGEPFELKVPKVVRVWLEGELNRPYVTSMDIILELLRRLSVKGGVGKIFEYDGPGVKTLSIPERATITNMGAELGATSSIFPSDERTKIFLKAQKRERIWRELKADKDAHYDEEITLNLTELEPMIAQPHSPDNVVKVKDIKGLKVNQVNIGSCTNSSYQALKSVALFLKGRTVHPDVSVTISPGTKQVLEMMAREGDLADLISSGVRVLESACGPCIGMGQAPIAEGVSVRSFNRNFKGRSGTQDAKVYLASPLTCAAIALKGEIVDPRDAGVKIPVIQEPEKYMINDNLIVPPPEDRSSVKVIKGPNIKEVPLRKPLEDKITIEVLLKVGDNITTDDIMPAGAEILPLRSNIPEISKYVFYRIDKDFYKKAKEAGASVILGGENYGQGSSREHAALAPMYLGVKAVISKSFARIHRANLINFGILPLTFKDSSDYEKIETGDWLDIENVIRSIDENKPLIVKNKTKGTEFEVVWTLTEKEREVLRAGGLLSYIKKKRAS, encoded by the coding sequence ATGGGTAAAAATATATTAGAAAAAATTCTCGAAGAGCATCTCATCGAAGGAGGTATAAAAACTGGGGAAGTTGCATTAATTAAGGTAGATCAGGTTCTCACTCAGGATGCAACAGGAACAATGACTTACCTTCAGTTTGAAGCAATGGGCTTAGACAAAATTCAGGTTTCCTTGGCTGTTTCCTATGTTGACCACAATATGTTACAGATTGACAATAAAAATGCTGATGACCATGTTTATCTTCAAACTGTGGCTGCAAAGTATGGTGCATATTTTTCAAAGCCAGGAAATGGAATATGCCACCAGGTTCATTTAGAGAGATTTGCTGCTCCTGGAGCAACACTACTTGGTTCTGATTCTCATACTCCCACAGCAGGAGGGATCGGTTCGTTGGCAATTGGAGTTGGAGGTTTAGAGGTAGCCTCTGCAATGGGAGGCGAGCCATTTGAATTAAAAGTTCCCAAAGTAGTCAGAGTATGGCTTGAAGGAGAATTGAACAGACCTTATGTTACTTCAATGGATATAATTTTGGAATTATTGAGAAGACTTTCAGTTAAAGGAGGGGTTGGGAAAATATTTGAATATGATGGTCCTGGAGTTAAAACTTTATCAATTCCTGAGAGAGCCACAATAACAAACATGGGAGCTGAACTTGGAGCAACTTCATCGATCTTTCCCTCTGATGAGAGAACAAAGATATTTCTAAAAGCTCAAAAAAGAGAAAGAATCTGGAGAGAACTAAAAGCTGATAAAGATGCCCATTATGATGAGGAGATAACTTTAAATTTAACTGAATTAGAGCCAATGATTGCACAACCCCATTCACCTGATAATGTTGTTAAAGTAAAAGATATAAAAGGCCTGAAGGTTAATCAGGTTAATATTGGTTCATGTACAAATTCTTCATATCAGGCATTGAAATCTGTTGCTTTATTTCTAAAGGGAAGAACTGTTCATCCTGATGTCTCGGTTACGATTTCCCCGGGAACAAAACAGGTTCTTGAAATGATGGCAAGAGAGGGAGATCTTGCAGATTTAATCAGTTCAGGCGTGAGAGTTCTTGAAAGTGCATGCGGACCTTGTATTGGAATGGGTCAAGCTCCGATTGCAGAGGGCGTTTCAGTTCGTTCTTTTAATCGGAATTTTAAAGGAAGGTCAGGAACTCAGGATGCAAAAGTTTATCTTGCTTCACCCCTAACATGCGCTGCTATTGCTTTGAAAGGAGAAATCGTTGACCCGAGAGATGCTGGAGTAAAAATCCCTGTGATTCAGGAACCAGAGAAATATATGATTAATGACAATTTAATTGTACCTCCTCCTGAAGACCGTTCATCTGTAAAAGTTATAAAGGGTCCTAATATCAAAGAGGTTCCATTGAGGAAACCCCTTGAAGATAAAATTACAATTGAGGTATTACTAAAAGTAGGAGATAACATTACAACAGATGACATCATGCCAGCTGGAGCTGAAATTCTTCCTTTAAGGTCAAACATCCCTGAGATCTCAAAATATGTTTTTTATAGAATTGACAAAGATTTTTATAAGAAAGCAAAAGAAGCAGGGGCATCTGTGATTCTGGGTGGAGAGAATTACGGTCAGGGCTCTTCAAGAGAGCATGCTGCATTAGCTCCTATGTATCTTGGTGTTAAGGCAGTAATTTCAAAATCATTCGCAAGAATTCACAGAGCTAATCTTATAAACTTTGGAATCTTGCCTTTAACTTTTAAAGATTCTTCTGATTATGAAAAGATAGAAACAGGAGACTGGCTCGATATCGAAAATGTAATAAGATCAATAGATGAAAATAAGCCTCTTATAGTTAAGAACAAGACAAAGGGAACAGAGTTTGAAGTTGTATGGACCTTAACAGAGAAGGAGAGAGAGGTTCTCAGAGCTGGTGGCTTACTTTCATATATAAAGAAAAAAAGAGCTTCTTAA
- a CDS encoding succinate dehydrogenase iron-sulfur subunit: protein MAIEKNQEIVEAKIVKFKVFRFSSEESDEPSFKIYEIPVKKGMTVLDGLIHIKENLDSTLNFRYSCRMGVCGSCGMFINGLPALGCHTQISHLNSDIVEVKPLPNYYVIRDIVPDFNSLFQKHKSVKPFIIREHIEELGNPTSEYFQTEEEKELISQFTYCIKCGVCSSACPTLATDSEFLGPQAISQAYRYSADTRDEGFLERIKILDSSHGCWRCHFASSCSQVCPKGVDPAFASQLIKREILLMRFGLKKKRKGAPITTLTKEVKRLEEIPEPPKRTLR, encoded by the coding sequence ATGGCAATCGAAAAAAATCAAGAAATTGTAGAAGCTAAAATAGTAAAATTTAAAGTTTTCCGGTTCAGCAGTGAAGAAAGCGATGAACCATCATTTAAAATCTACGAAATCCCTGTAAAAAAGGGCATGACCGTCCTCGACGGATTGATACACATAAAAGAGAACTTAGACTCAACTCTAAACTTCAGGTATTCATGCAGGATGGGAGTATGTGGCTCATGCGGGATGTTTATCAACGGTCTCCCTGCCCTTGGGTGTCACACACAGATATCACATCTTAACTCTGATATAGTTGAAGTAAAGCCTTTACCAAATTATTATGTGATAAGGGATATCGTTCCTGACTTCAATTCTTTATTTCAGAAACACAAATCAGTTAAGCCTTTCATCATAAGAGAACATATCGAAGAGTTAGGAAACCCAACCTCAGAATATTTCCAAACTGAAGAAGAGAAAGAATTAATCTCCCAGTTTACATATTGCATCAAATGCGGAGTGTGTTCCAGTGCATGTCCGACACTTGCAACAGATTCAGAATTTTTAGGTCCTCAGGCAATCTCTCAGGCATACAGATATTCAGCTGACACAAGAGATGAAGGATTTCTTGAGAGAATAAAGATTTTAGATAGTTCCCATGGATGTTGGAGATGCCATTTTGCTTCATCCTGTTCTCAAGTATGTCCCAAGGGGGTCGACCCTGCATTTGCTTCTCAGTTAATAAAACGGGAAATTCTTCTGATGAGATTCGGACTTAAGAAAAAAAGAAAAGGAGCTCCCATTACAACTCTAACCAAAGAAGTAAAAAGATTGGAAGAAATCCCTGAGCCCCCCAAAAGGACTCTCCGATAA
- the sdhC gene encoding succinate dehydrogenase, cytochrome b556 subunit, giving the protein MENLLKNKQYNNKLGIIGWFYAGKYHIERYAYILHRITGFGLILYLLFHIFVTGERAKGEQAWKNIMDFLNQPLFKFLEYLVLVAFLYHAINGFRLILTELAIFLGKPASPKYPYVTSINRQRILFFILMILAAILIIFSSLEFFKLI; this is encoded by the coding sequence ATGGAAAATTTACTAAAAAATAAGCAATACAACAATAAACTTGGAATAATTGGCTGGTTTTATGCGGGAAAATACCATATTGAAAGATATGCATACATTCTTCATAGAATTACAGGATTTGGTCTTATACTTTATCTCTTATTCCATATATTTGTAACAGGAGAAAGAGCAAAAGGAGAACAAGCTTGGAAAAACATAATGGATTTTCTTAACCAGCCATTGTTTAAATTCCTTGAATACTTAGTACTTGTTGCATTCTTATACCATGCAATAAATGGGTTTCGGTTGATCCTTACAGAACTTGCTATATTTCTTGGAAAACCAGCATCCCCAAAGTATCCATATGTTACCTCAATTAATCGACAGAGAATCTTATTCTTCATACTTATGATATTAGCAGCTATTCTGATTATTTTCTCTTCTTTGGAATTTTTTAAACTGATTTAG
- a CDS encoding succinate dehydrogenase/fumarate reductase flavoprotein subunit: MADVISHEILILGTGIAGLRAALEIAKLSNDKTDIALISKIQIMRSHSVAAEGGTAAVLRPEEGDSFELHAWDTVKGSDFLADQDVAERFVKIMPEEIIQLEHWGLPWSRREDGRIAQRPFGGHSYPRATFAADKTGFFEMQTLYDTLLKYSKISIYNELFITSILVEDNKFKGITGIDMSSGKFVLFKGKALIIATGGAGRIYGFTTYSHSVTGDGLSMAYRAGIPLKDMEFIQFHPTGLVPSGILITEATRGEGGYLINNKGERYMEKYAPQKMELAPRDIVSRSSMTEIEEERGFKGPEGLDYVHLDLRHLGAKKINERLPLIREICIKFVGLDPIEEPIPVRPVSHYSMGGIHTDINGKTTAEGIWAAGETACVSLHGSNRLGANSTAECLVYGKITGEEAYKYTKEKSEIPEPSKSLVEREEKRIFGEILNKSGKENPYRIRKELRETMDSNVGIFRTGESLKKALEKIHELKDRFKNIYLGDRNKIYNTDLISVLEIEFMLDVAEIVVDGALRREESRGGHARRDFTKRDDENWLKHTMTYFTPERPRFEYIPVNITMWQPVERKY, from the coding sequence ATGGCGGATGTAATATCTCATGAAATACTCATACTTGGAACTGGAATTGCAGGTCTTAGAGCTGCTCTCGAAATAGCTAAATTATCCAATGATAAAACAGATATTGCATTAATATCTAAAATTCAAATAATGCGTTCCCATTCTGTTGCCGCAGAAGGAGGAACTGCTGCAGTTTTAAGACCTGAAGAGGGAGATTCTTTTGAGCTCCATGCCTGGGATACAGTAAAAGGCTCTGACTTTCTGGCAGACCAGGATGTGGCTGAAAGGTTTGTAAAAATTATGCCAGAAGAAATTATCCAGCTCGAACACTGGGGTCTACCCTGGTCTCGAAGAGAAGATGGAAGAATTGCCCAGAGGCCATTTGGTGGTCATTCTTATCCGAGAGCAACATTTGCAGCTGATAAGACAGGATTTTTCGAAATGCAAACTCTCTACGACACCCTTCTTAAATATTCGAAAATTTCAATCTATAATGAACTCTTCATAACATCAATTCTTGTGGAAGACAACAAATTTAAAGGTATCACAGGTATTGATATGAGCTCTGGAAAATTTGTTTTATTCAAAGGAAAAGCACTCATAATCGCCACTGGAGGTGCTGGAAGGATATATGGATTTACAACATACTCTCATTCTGTTACAGGAGATGGATTATCAATGGCATATCGAGCAGGGATTCCATTGAAGGATATGGAATTTATCCAGTTTCATCCAACAGGACTTGTTCCATCTGGAATTCTCATAACTGAAGCCACAAGAGGTGAAGGAGGTTACTTAATAAACAACAAAGGTGAAAGGTACATGGAAAAATATGCTCCTCAGAAAATGGAACTTGCTCCGAGAGATATCGTCTCCCGCTCTTCGATGACTGAAATTGAAGAAGAAAGAGGCTTCAAAGGCCCTGAAGGATTGGATTATGTCCATCTTGATTTAAGGCATCTTGGAGCTAAGAAAATAAATGAAAGACTTCCATTGATAAGAGAAATCTGCATTAAATTCGTTGGACTTGACCCGATTGAGGAACCAATTCCTGTAAGACCTGTTTCCCATTATTCTATGGGAGGAATTCATACTGACATAAATGGAAAAACTACCGCTGAAGGTATATGGGCAGCGGGAGAAACTGCCTGCGTATCTTTGCATGGATCGAATAGACTGGGAGCAAATTCCACCGCTGAATGTTTAGTCTATGGAAAGATAACCGGTGAAGAAGCATATAAATATACAAAAGAAAAATCAGAAATTCCAGAACCATCAAAATCTTTAGTGGAAAGAGAAGAAAAAAGAATTTTTGGTGAGATTTTAAACAAAAGTGGCAAAGAAAACCCATACAGAATAAGAAAAGAACTCAGAGAAACAATGGACAGCAATGTCGGTATTTTTCGGACAGGAGAGTCATTGAAAAAGGCTCTGGAAAAAATACATGAGTTAAAAGACAGGTTTAAAAATATATATTTAGGAGATAGAAATAAAATCTACAACACAGATTTAATAAGCGTTTTAGAGATAGAATTTATGCTCGATGTGGCAGAAATTGTTGTAGATGGTGCTTTGAGAAGAGAGGAAAGCAGAGGCGGACATGCAAGAAGAGACTTCACCAAAAGAGACGATGAAAATTGGCTGAAACACACTATGACTTATTTCACTCCTGAAAGACCCCGGTTCGAATACATTCCAGTAAACATAACAATGTGGCAACCGGTGGAGAGAAAATACTAA